From a single Wenzhouxiangella sp. XN24 genomic region:
- the queF gene encoding preQ(1) synthase, producing the protein MADLRALGADAGPNRDLETFPNPGPENDYTIRIRIPEFTCLCPKTGQPDFAEIRVEYVPDRLCIELKSLKLYMWSFRDEGAFHEAVTNQMLADLRDRLAPRFMRVTADFNVRGGLYTSVIAEYRKPGWQALPAVELP; encoded by the coding sequence TTGGCAGATCTGCGCGCGCTGGGGGCCGATGCAGGGCCCAACAGGGACCTCGAGACCTTCCCGAATCCGGGCCCGGAGAACGACTACACTATTCGGATCCGGATCCCTGAGTTCACCTGCTTGTGCCCGAAAACGGGCCAGCCCGATTTTGCGGAAATCCGGGTCGAGTACGTCCCAGACCGGCTTTGCATCGAACTCAAGTCACTCAAGCTCTACATGTGGAGTTTTCGCGACGAGGGCGCATTTCACGAGGCCGTGACGAACCAGATGCTCGCCGACCTGCGAGATCGACTGGCGCCGCGATTCATGCGGGTCACGGCGGACTTCAATGTGCGCGGCGGGCTGTACACCTCGGTGATCGCGGAGTACCGCAAACCTGGCTGGCAGGCATTGCCCGCCGTGGAGTTGCCCTGA